A window of Streptomyces sp. SAI-127 contains these coding sequences:
- a CDS encoding SDR family oxidoreductase encodes MAETDGLHGKVVAITGASGGIGEATALLLAERGARLVLGARRTERLAELVARIEKAGGTAVQIRTDVTRRDDLHALVALAHESFGRLDVLVGNAGVGTISPLDDLRVEEWDHMVDVNVKGVLHGIGAALPVFRAQGGGHFVTVASTAAFRVVPTMAVYAGTKFAVRAICEGLRQEAGESVRVTTVSPGPIATEFAEASSNSRVRAEITKMRDEIAIPPDAIARAIAFAVEQPATVDVSEIVVRPTAQA; translated from the coding sequence ATGGCCGAGACCGACGGACTCCACGGCAAAGTCGTGGCCATCACCGGAGCGAGCGGCGGCATCGGCGAGGCGACCGCCCTCCTGCTCGCCGAACGTGGGGCGCGGCTCGTTCTCGGCGCCCGTCGGACCGAGCGGCTGGCGGAGCTGGTGGCCCGGATCGAGAAGGCGGGCGGTACGGCCGTACAGATCCGCACCGACGTGACCCGGCGGGACGACCTGCACGCCCTGGTCGCGCTGGCCCATGAGTCCTTCGGCCGGCTCGACGTGCTCGTCGGCAACGCCGGGGTCGGCACCATCTCTCCCCTCGACGATCTGCGTGTCGAGGAGTGGGACCACATGGTGGACGTCAACGTGAAGGGCGTGCTGCACGGGATCGGCGCCGCGCTGCCGGTCTTCCGCGCGCAGGGCGGCGGTCACTTCGTCACCGTCGCGTCCACGGCCGCGTTCCGCGTCGTCCCGACCATGGCGGTCTACGCCGGTACGAAGTTCGCGGTCCGGGCCATCTGCGAGGGGCTGCGCCAGGAGGCGGGCGAGTCCGTGCGGGTGACCACCGTCTCGCCCGGTCCCATCGCGACCGAGTTCGCCGAGGCGTCCTCCAACAGCCGGGTCAGGGCGGAGATCACGAAGATGCGCGACGAGATCGCGATCCCTCCCGACGCGATCGCCCGGGCCATCGCGTTCGCGGTCGAACAGCCCGCGACGGTCGATGTGAGCGAGATCGTCGTACGGCCCACTGCGCAGGCCTGA
- a CDS encoding HEAT repeat domain-containing protein, translating into MTEQGQEREQDAGAVRALQGLEDGRSSVRLRAALAVGTAPDPRFVDRLVERCGVEPEFYVRDMLTWALTRHPVSVTLPALLREVGSERAQARSQALHTLSKIGDRRAWPAITRALLSDGDDEVARSAWRTAVVLVPEGEESGLATVLATQLGRGERETQLSLSRALVALGEVVLPVLRAATTAPDRHVRTHALATERLLSDPDAGFEFAIEEAKRVVALGGNGREGR; encoded by the coding sequence ATGACGGAACAGGGACAGGAACGGGAACAGGACGCGGGGGCGGTGCGCGCGCTTCAGGGGCTGGAGGACGGTCGTTCCTCCGTACGGCTGCGGGCGGCCCTCGCGGTCGGTACGGCGCCGGATCCGCGGTTCGTCGACAGGCTCGTCGAGCGGTGCGGGGTCGAACCCGAGTTCTACGTCCGGGACATGCTCACCTGGGCCCTGACCCGCCACCCGGTGTCCGTGACGCTCCCCGCGCTGCTCCGCGAAGTCGGCTCGGAGCGTGCGCAGGCGCGGAGCCAGGCGTTGCACACGCTGTCCAAGATCGGGGACCGGCGGGCCTGGCCTGCGATCACCAGGGCGCTCCTGTCCGACGGCGACGACGAGGTGGCGCGCAGTGCCTGGCGGACCGCGGTCGTGCTGGTGCCGGAAGGCGAGGAGTCCGGGTTGGCCACGGTACTGGCGACACAGCTCGGCCGCGGCGAGCGCGAGACGCAGCTGAGCCTCAGCAGGGCGCTGGTCGCGCTGGGTGAGGTCGTGCTGCCGGTACTGCGTGCCGCGACGACGGCCCCTGACCGACATGTGCGCACGCACGCGCTGGCCACGGAACGGCTGCTGAGCGACCCTGATGCCGGATTCGAGTTCGCGATCGAGGAGGCGAAGCGCGTAGTGGCCCTCGGCGGGAACGGCCGGGAGGGACGATAG
- the msrA gene encoding peptide-methionine (S)-S-oxide reductase MsrA yields MAAQTQRAVLAGGCFWGMEELIRRLPGVTATRVGYTGGDVPNATYRNHGTHAEAIEILFDPEKTDFRTLLEFFFQIHDPSTKNRQGNDIGLSYRSAIYYVDDEQKRIAEDTIADVDASGLWPGKVVTEVEPVGPFWEAEPEHQDYLQRYPDGYTCHFPRPGWRLPARAEG; encoded by the coding sequence ATGGCTGCGCAGACACAGAGGGCCGTGTTGGCGGGCGGATGTTTCTGGGGCATGGAGGAACTGATCCGCCGGCTTCCGGGCGTGACGGCGACCAGGGTGGGATACACCGGGGGCGACGTGCCGAACGCGACGTACCGCAACCACGGCACGCACGCGGAGGCCATCGAGATCCTCTTCGACCCCGAGAAGACCGACTTCCGCACGCTCCTGGAGTTCTTCTTCCAGATCCACGACCCGAGCACCAAGAACCGCCAGGGCAACGACATCGGCCTCAGCTACCGCTCGGCGATCTACTACGTGGACGACGAGCAGAAGCGGATCGCCGAGGACACGATCGCGGACGTCGACGCCTCGGGTCTGTGGCCGGGCAAGGTCGTCACCGAGGTGGAGCCGGTGGGCCCCTTCTGGGAGGCCGAGCCCGAGCACCAGGACTACCTCCAGCGTTACCCGGACGGTTACACCTGCCACTTCCCGCGCCCGGGATGGCGGCTGCCCGCCCGCGCGGAGGGCTGA
- a CDS encoding AI-2E family transporter: MTSNLSSTRTRSALRTSARASAELLLILLMLAVSLWVLGRMWSVVWPLVIGLLLTTLTWPPTRFLLRRGWKPALAASTVTVLFLLVAAGVVALIAVPVASQSGELTDGVVDGVQKVREWASGPPLNIGDAQIDKAFDSAVSRAQDGLGSMVGAVVTGVSTVVNGLVTGVLALFLMFFFLKDGPRFLPWLARQLPGRLSTDVPTVAARGWDTLGSFVRSQAAVGLIDAVLIGLGLWILGVPLVLPLAVLTFVSAFVPIIGAFFAGFVAVLIALVSNGLTDALIVLAIIVVVQQLEGNVFQPMIQSRGLGLHAAVVLLAVTLGGSLAGIVGSLLAVPVAALIAVIWNYVREQLQEPSHDPGTDEPETGIAVPS, from the coding sequence GTGACCTCCAACTTGAGTTCCACGAGAACCCGCTCAGCGCTGCGCACGTCGGCGCGGGCCTCCGCGGAGTTGCTGCTCATATTGCTGATGCTCGCGGTGAGCCTGTGGGTCCTGGGCCGGATGTGGTCGGTCGTGTGGCCGCTCGTGATCGGTTTGCTGCTGACCACGCTGACCTGGCCGCCGACCCGCTTCCTGCTGCGCCGCGGGTGGAAGCCCGCTCTCGCGGCGTCGACGGTGACCGTGCTGTTCCTGCTGGTCGCCGCGGGGGTCGTGGCCCTGATCGCGGTGCCGGTGGCGTCCCAGTCCGGCGAGTTGACCGACGGGGTGGTCGACGGCGTCCAGAAGGTGCGCGAGTGGGCCTCCGGGCCGCCGTTGAACATCGGTGACGCCCAGATCGACAAGGCCTTCGACTCCGCGGTCTCCCGAGCGCAGGACGGTCTCGGCAGCATGGTCGGCGCTGTCGTCACGGGAGTGAGCACCGTGGTGAACGGCCTGGTCACCGGCGTCCTGGCCCTGTTCCTGATGTTCTTCTTCCTCAAGGACGGCCCGCGGTTCCTGCCGTGGCTCGCCCGTCAGCTGCCCGGTCGGCTCTCCACCGACGTCCCGACCGTGGCCGCGCGCGGCTGGGACACGCTGGGCTCCTTCGTACGTTCCCAGGCGGCCGTCGGCCTGATCGACGCGGTCCTGATCGGCCTGGGCCTGTGGATCCTGGGGGTTCCGCTGGTGCTCCCGCTGGCGGTGCTGACCTTCGTCTCCGCGTTCGTGCCGATCATCGGTGCCTTCTTCGCCGGTTTCGTCGCGGTTCTCATCGCGCTGGTCTCCAACGGCCTGACGGACGCGCTGATCGTGCTGGCCATCATCGTGGTGGTGCAGCAGCTCGAGGGCAACGTGTTCCAGCCCATGATCCAGAGCCGGGGGCTCGGCCTTCACGCGGCGGTGGTCCTGCTGGCGGTGACGTTGGGCGGCAGCCTCGCCGGAATCGTGGGGAGTCTGCTCGCGGTACCGGTCGCCGCGCTGATCGCGGTGATCTGGAACTACGTGCGCGAGCAGCTCCAGGAGCCGTCACACGATCCGGGCACCGACGAGCCGGAGACCGGCATCGCCGTCCCGTCCTGA
- a CDS encoding DUF5829 family protein, whose protein sequence is MIVVLALAVTGALGGAVGTAQAEGSRPSSDRQLLFYNHSYGVLDRETANAIEHSDYLRDFANFQVRTTTGTGGQTWTGRYLMGRQTYLELFGVGDIAGPDGTLGSGGLGLSTERDGDLATVTERLKSEGVADPVEFLQTRDFGDGVPVPWFDAILPTTEYDAFQAWAMEYRPEYFADPRSNTEPASFPGDVGRERVLSDDYRTHLMRDVTYVRFAVTEGDLADNVPLLRAGGFAVKNVPGGGVVAEGGGTTIRFDAVPREQEGLQRVEMSLNRPEKDRHVEQIGHSTLTVGPGSHAVWTFAGNGTR, encoded by the coding sequence ATGATCGTCGTACTCGCTCTGGCCGTCACCGGAGCGCTCGGGGGTGCTGTGGGGACGGCACAGGCCGAAGGGAGCCGGCCCTCTTCAGACCGGCAGTTGTTGTTCTACAACCACTCCTACGGGGTTCTCGACCGGGAGACCGCCAATGCCATCGAACACTCCGACTACCTGAGGGACTTCGCCAACTTCCAGGTCCGCACCACGACCGGTACCGGCGGACAGACCTGGACCGGCCGCTACCTGATGGGCCGCCAGACCTACCTGGAACTGTTCGGAGTCGGTGACATCGCCGGCCCGGACGGCACCCTCGGCTCCGGCGGGCTCGGCCTGTCGACCGAACGGGACGGAGACCTGGCGACGGTCACCGAGCGACTGAAGAGCGAGGGGGTCGCCGACCCCGTCGAGTTCCTCCAGACCCGCGACTTCGGTGACGGTGTACCCGTGCCGTGGTTCGACGCCATCCTCCCCACCACCGAGTACGACGCCTTCCAGGCCTGGGCGATGGAGTACCGGCCGGAGTACTTCGCCGACCCTCGCAGCAACACCGAGCCCGCCAGCTTCCCCGGCGACGTCGGCAGGGAGCGTGTCCTGTCCGACGACTACCGCACCCACCTGATGCGTGACGTGACCTACGTCCGCTTCGCCGTCACCGAGGGCGACCTCGCCGACAACGTGCCGCTGTTGCGGGCCGGCGGGTTCGCCGTCAAGAACGTGCCGGGCGGTGGCGTCGTCGCGGAGGGCGGCGGCACCACGATCAGGTTCGACGCCGTCCCGCGCGAACAAGAGGGGTTGCAGCGGGTCGAGATGTCACTCAACCGGCCCGAGAAGGACCGGCACGTGGAGCAGATCGGCCACTCGACCCTCACCGTCGGCCCCGGCAGCCATGCCGTGTGGACGTTCGCCGGCAACGGCACTCGGTAG
- a CDS encoding SRPBCC domain-containing protein — translation MSTEQTTPANGFSYELTRTLDAPAARVWRAWTTADQYAQWAYAAPGSVEMDVRPGGAWKATMVTPDGGQFPLTGSYLDVDENRVLVVGMDVPGKPAPAVMTMKLEEQGDRSTQIVLRQTCDTVEERDMAEQGSTMLLDSLGAFLAGGAKG, via the coding sequence ATGAGCACCGAGCAGACGACCCCGGCCAACGGCTTCTCCTACGAGCTGACCCGAACGCTGGACGCTCCGGCGGCGCGGGTGTGGCGGGCGTGGACCACCGCCGACCAGTACGCGCAGTGGGCCTACGCCGCTCCCGGCTCCGTCGAGATGGACGTACGGCCGGGCGGCGCGTGGAAGGCCACGATGGTCACACCCGACGGCGGACAGTTCCCGCTGACCGGCTCCTATCTCGACGTCGACGAGAACCGCGTTCTGGTGGTCGGTATGGACGTACCCGGCAAGCCCGCGCCCGCGGTCATGACCATGAAACTCGAGGAGCAGGGCGACCGCAGTACGCAGATCGTGCTCCGCCAGACCTGTGACACCGTCGAGGAACGCGACATGGCCGAGCAGGGCAGCACCATGCTTCTCGACAGCCTGGGCGCCTTCCTGGCCGGTGGGGCGAAGGGCTGA
- a CDS encoding VOC family protein produces the protein MNHTIVAAHDKHASARFLADILGLRVSPQYGPFVPVEIPNGVTLDYMDTSDEITPQHYALLVTEDDFDTIFARVQEAGLTYWADPFHHRPGEINRNDGGRGAYFDDPNGHRLEILTRPYGSGG, from the coding sequence CTGAACCACACCATCGTCGCCGCACACGACAAGCACGCCTCGGCCCGCTTCCTGGCCGACATCCTGGGCCTGAGGGTGAGCCCGCAGTATGGCCCCTTCGTCCCGGTCGAGATCCCCAACGGCGTGACCCTCGACTACATGGACACGAGCGACGAGATCACGCCCCAGCACTACGCGCTCCTCGTCACCGAGGACGACTTCGACACGATCTTCGCCCGGGTCCAGGAGGCGGGGCTGACCTACTGGGCGGACCCCTTCCACCACCGCCCGGGCGAGATCAACCGCAACGACGGGGGCCGGGGCGCGTACTTCGACGATCCCAACGGCCATCGGCTGGAGATCCTGACGAGGCCGTACGGCAGCGGGGGCTGA
- a CDS encoding iron-siderophore ABC transporter substrate-binding protein: MRAAAVKAVVAATVVGGLLAGCSSSSSGTNGTADKAAGDRNPVLGASEGPSAAPSTLADGMGSDQDTDGTFPRTVTHFEGRTTVEARPKRIAVLSTGQLDDLLSLGVVPTATTRADNAGLVPGYLADAFPTDKKRLDGMTDAGTRQAPNLETLAAAKPDLILANDSLGDLYPKLSKIAPTVITAGNGINWKRDLLLVGDAVGKGEAARKLLDDIVDDARAKGQMIEGDPAVSMVRFTPDRTRMFGVSSFTGSIAVDMGLSRPKSQQFKAISEDIGAESIDTADGDWIFYSVQGDASKTDAESVVAGPLWKSMKAVTAGQAVKVDDDPWYLNAGPSAARLVISQLADAIGK, encoded by the coding sequence GTGCGTGCAGCAGCAGTGAAGGCCGTCGTGGCCGCGACCGTCGTCGGAGGGCTGCTCGCCGGCTGCTCGTCGTCCTCGTCGGGGACGAACGGGACCGCCGACAAGGCGGCCGGTGACCGCAACCCCGTGCTGGGCGCCTCCGAAGGCCCCTCCGCCGCACCGAGCACCCTCGCCGACGGTATGGGCTCCGACCAGGACACCGACGGGACGTTCCCGCGCACGGTCACGCACTTCGAGGGCAGGACCACGGTCGAGGCCCGGCCGAAGAGGATCGCCGTGCTCAGCACCGGGCAGCTCGACGACCTGCTGTCCCTGGGGGTCGTCCCCACGGCCACCACCCGCGCCGACAACGCCGGGCTCGTGCCCGGCTATCTCGCGGACGCCTTCCCCACGGACAAGAAGCGGCTCGACGGCATGACCGACGCGGGCACCCGGCAGGCCCCCAACCTGGAGACCCTCGCCGCCGCCAAGCCCGATCTCATCCTCGCCAACGACTCCCTCGGCGACCTCTACCCCAAGCTGTCGAAGATCGCGCCCACCGTGATCACCGCCGGCAACGGCATCAACTGGAAGCGTGACCTGCTGCTCGTCGGCGACGCGGTCGGCAAGGGCGAGGCGGCGCGGAAGCTGCTGGACGACATCGTCGACGACGCCCGGGCGAAGGGGCAGATGATCGAGGGCGACCCGGCCGTCTCCATGGTCCGCTTCACTCCCGACCGCACCCGGATGTTCGGCGTGTCCTCGTTCACCGGGTCCATCGCCGTCGACATGGGGCTCTCCCGGCCCAAGTCCCAGCAGTTCAAGGCCATCTCGGAGGACATCGGCGCGGAGAGCATCGACACCGCCGACGGGGACTGGATCTTCTACTCCGTGCAGGGGGACGCGTCGAAGACGGATGCCGAGAGCGTCGTGGCCGGGCCGCTGTGGAAGTCGATGAAGGCGGTGACGGCCGGGCAGGCCGTGAAAGTCGACGACGACCCCTGGTACCTCAACGCCGGCCCGTCCGCCGCGCGGCTCGTCATCTCCCAACTCGCCGACGCCATCGGCAAGTAG
- a CDS encoding iron ABC transporter permease produces the protein MLSLAVGTRAVPLSAVVDALLHGGGSPDALVVRSLRVPRTEIGLTAGAALGVAGAALQAVTRNPLADPGILGLSQGAAAGVVAAIGLGLTNGFSGYVWYAFAGAVLAACLVYGIAARGRGGASPVKLALAGTALSAMTAGGTTVVLTSSSATLDQFRFWQVGALSGRDAGTVVRVLPFLVVGAVLVLGCARGLDALALGDETARALGHRVSWVRGAAALGAALLTAAAVAAAGPIAFVGLAVPHLARRLVSGGHRAVLPLSALLGAALLVGADVVGRVVRAPAEVPAGVMTALVGVPVLVVLVRRRGAVS, from the coding sequence ATGCTCAGCCTCGCGGTCGGGACCCGGGCGGTGCCGCTGTCCGCCGTCGTGGACGCCCTGTTGCACGGCGGTGGGTCGCCGGACGCGCTCGTCGTACGGTCGCTGCGGGTGCCGCGGACCGAGATCGGGCTGACGGCGGGAGCGGCGCTGGGAGTCGCGGGGGCCGCGCTGCAGGCCGTGACGCGCAATCCGCTCGCCGATCCCGGGATCCTCGGGCTGAGTCAGGGGGCCGCGGCGGGGGTCGTGGCCGCCATCGGGCTCGGGCTCACGAACGGGTTCTCCGGGTATGTCTGGTACGCCTTCGCCGGAGCCGTTCTCGCGGCCTGCCTCGTGTACGGGATCGCGGCTCGGGGGCGGGGCGGGGCGTCGCCGGTGAAGCTGGCGCTCGCGGGGACGGCGCTGTCGGCGATGACCGCCGGGGGCACGACCGTTGTCCTGACGTCGAGTTCGGCGACCCTCGACCAGTTCCGGTTCTGGCAGGTGGGGGCGTTGAGCGGACGGGACGCGGGGACGGTCGTACGGGTACTGCCGTTTCTCGTCGTCGGGGCTGTGCTGGTGCTTGGGTGCGCGCGGGGACTGGACGCGCTGGCGCTGGGCGACGAGACGGCTCGGGCGCTCGGGCACCGGGTCTCGTGGGTGCGGGGGGCCGCGGCGCTGGGGGCGGCGCTGCTGACCGCGGCGGCGGTGGCCGCGGCGGGGCCGATCGCGTTCGTGGGGCTCGCGGTGCCGCATCTGGCCAGGCGGCTCGTGTCGGGCGGGCACCGGGCGGTGCTGCCGCTGTCGGCGTTGCTCGGGGCCGCGTTGCTGGTGGGGGCGGATGTGGTGGGGCGGGTCGTGCGGGCTCCCGCGGAGGTGCCTGCGGGTGTCATGACCGCGCTGGTGGGGGTGCCTGTGCTGGTGGTTCTCGTACGGCGTCGGGGGGCTGTGTCGTGA
- a CDS encoding iron ABC transporter permease, whose product MRAGGGRSRSRTLVLRPHPRLSLVIHRRSVLVALVLLTLLLAVMTASASLGQTYISPTEVWRTLRSGSGPYDLVVNELRVPRIVLGALVGAAFGLSGALVQTVTRNPLASPDVIGVGHGAAAATVLALATGVVSSPGAMPLVSVGGGLAAAALVYVLAWRRGMQTGRFVLVGVGIGVALSAVVQLYLTDSELEAAEQVKLWLTGSLNGRGWQQAGPLGVVLLVCLPALAWASRAVRPLGLDADTAAALGVRVDRVRLGLTVLGVVLAATATGAAGPIGFVALTSPQLARRLTRTPQLPLLCSALTGAVVLVAADLTARTLLPPLEIPVGALTSLVGGPYLLWLLGRRTAVR is encoded by the coding sequence CTGCGGGCCGGTGGGGGCCGGTCGCGCAGCCGAACCCTTGTCCTGCGGCCCCATCCCCGGTTGTCGCTCGTCATCCACCGTCGGTCCGTCCTCGTCGCCCTCGTCCTGCTCACCCTCCTCCTCGCCGTCATGACCGCCTCCGCCTCCCTCGGCCAGACGTACATCTCCCCCACCGAGGTCTGGCGCACCCTTCGCAGCGGATCCGGCCCCTACGACCTGGTCGTCAACGAACTCCGCGTGCCCCGGATCGTGCTCGGCGCTCTCGTCGGGGCGGCCTTCGGGCTGTCCGGGGCGCTCGTGCAGACCGTCACCCGTAATCCTCTGGCCAGCCCCGACGTGATCGGCGTCGGGCACGGGGCGGCCGCCGCGACCGTGCTAGCCCTTGCCACCGGGGTCGTCTCCTCACCCGGGGCCATGCCCCTCGTCTCGGTAGGGGGCGGACTTGCGGCAGCAGCCCTCGTTTACGTGCTCGCCTGGCGGCGCGGTATGCAGACCGGTCGGTTCGTGCTCGTCGGTGTGGGGATCGGGGTCGCCCTGTCCGCCGTCGTGCAGCTGTATCTCACCGACTCCGAACTCGAGGCCGCCGAGCAGGTCAAGCTGTGGCTGACCGGGAGCCTCAACGGGCGGGGTTGGCAGCAGGCGGGGCCCCTGGGCGTCGTACTCCTGGTGTGTCTGCCCGCGCTGGCGTGGGCGAGCAGGGCCGTGCGGCCGCTCGGGCTCGACGCGGACACCGCCGCCGCGCTGGGCGTGCGGGTGGACCGGGTGCGGCTCGGGCTGACCGTGCTCGGGGTGGTGCTCGCCGCCACCGCGACCGGTGCCGCGGGGCCGATCGGGTTCGTCGCGCTGACCTCGCCGCAGCTGGCCCGGCGGCTCACCCGGACGCCCCAGCTGCCGCTTTTGTGCTCGGCGCTGACGGGTGCCGTCGTTCTGGTAGCCGCCGATCTCACCGCGCGGACACTGTTGCCCCCGCTGGAGATCCCGGTCGGTGCGCTGACCTCGCTGGTCGGCGGACCGTATCTGCTGTGGCTGCTGGGTCGGCGGACGGCCGTACGCTGA